The Vreelandella piezotolerans genomic interval TGAGTATCGTTATTTGCAGCGTGCCGTGGTACTAGCTGAAGAGGCGCTCGATGCGGGAGACGAGCCTTTTGGCAGCGTATTGGTCAGCGCTCAAGGCGAGATACTGGCGGAAGACCGCAACCGCATTGCTGGCGGTGACGCGACGCAGCACCCTGAATTTGCTCTAGCGCGTTGGGCGGCGAATCATCTCACGCCGGAAGCGCGTGCGGCTGCGACGGTGTATACCTCGGGTGAACATTGCCCCATGTGCGCGGCCGCCCATGGCTGGGTGGGGCTGGGGCGCATTGTTTACGTCAGTTCGACCGAACAGTTATGTCAGTGGCTCGCCGAGTGGGGCGTGGCCGCACCGCCCGTGGCAACGCTATCGATCAACGAAGTAGTGCCAGGGCTTACGGTAGAAGGTCCGGTACCTGGCCTGGACGAGCAGGTTCACGCTTTGCATCGCCGTTTGCACGGCAAGTAACCGAGCCGTATCAGCTAGGGTTAAAGAGAACTAGGGTTAAAAGAGAACGCCGCTTTGCGCAAGGCAAGGCGGCGTTTGTTAAACTCAATACGTCACGAGTGGCTAGTGCTTAAGAATGACGTAGAAGGCGTGGATGATGCCTGGAATGAAGCCAAAGAGCGTCAGCAGGATGTTGAGCCAGAAATGTCCCTTAAAGCCGACCTCGAAAAATACCCCGAGTGGGGGAAAGATCACTGCAAAAATCATCTTGATCGGGTCAGTCGCGGTAAATGCCATGTAGCCTCCTTTGCTTACACGATGAAGGTGAAATCACCCTTGCGCCAGTGTAGAGCGAATCCAGTCACTTGGCGAACGAGCCACTTGGCTGTATGACTACGTTACCGTTTGATTGTTCCCTACAGAGCGCTAGAGCGCTGATTATTCACTTGAATATCGTTTGGAAAGGATGCCATGAATCGCTACTTCACCCCTTCGCTGCTGCTCATTAGCTCGGCTCTAACAACGCCCGTATGGGCGCAAACCGCGACCCAGGCCGCGCTCCCCACCGTCGAAGTCAACGCGCCTCGGTTGTCGCGAGAGCTCTATGCCACGCCGGCCGCTGTTTCAACCATCGATCGCGATGCCATTGCCCAAGGCCAGCAGCGGGTGCGCCTGGATGAGTCGCTCGATCGCGTGCCGGGCGTGTTCCTGCAGAATCGCGATAACTTTGCCCAGGGGCAACGTATCTCGATTCGTGGCTTTGGTGCCCGTGCGCCGTTTGGGGTGCGGGGCATTACGGTCATGGTGGACGGCATCCCTTATACGTTGCCGGATGGGCAGGCCCAGTTGGACGCCATCGATCTGGACAGCGCCGAGCGCATCGAGGTGATTCGTGGGCCGTCGTCCGTGCTGTATGGCAACGCGGCGGGAGGGGTGATCGACATTACCACCGCTGACGGGCGCGACAACCCTGGCACGCGGCTGCGTGTAGGCGCTGGAAGCGATGGGTATCAGAAAGTGGCGCTGCAAAATGGTGGCGTACAGGGGGATTGGTCGCACCATATCAGCCTCACCGCGCTGAACGTGGATGGCTACCGGGAGCAGAGTTCTACCGAGAAGTATCTACTCAATGCCAAGCTGCGCCGTGAGTTGGGCAGTGATCGAGCACTCACCGCCATCATCAACTTGCTGGATAACCCTCGCTCGGAAGACCCCGGCGCGCTCAACGCCCGCGAGGTTGCCGAAGGGCGCGACCAAGCCGCACCGAACTCGCTGGCGTTGGATGCCGGTCAAACCGTCGACCAGCAGTTGATCGGGCTGCAGTATGAGGATTTAGCGGCCGGAGATGGGGAGCTGTATCTGAAAGGCTTCATCGCCCAACGGGATTTCGAGCAGCAGCTGCCGTTCGTGGGCAGCAGCCGCTTGGGTTATCAGCGCGATTACATG includes:
- a CDS encoding nucleoside deaminase, giving the protein MIHEREYRYLQRAVVLAEEALDAGDEPFGSVLVSAQGEILAEDRNRIAGGDATQHPEFALARWAANHLTPEARAAATVYTSGEHCPMCAAAHGWVGLGRIVYVSSTEQLCQWLAEWGVAAPPVATLSINEVVPGLTVEGPVPGLDEQVHALHRRLHGK
- a CDS encoding YqaE/Pmp3 family membrane protein; the protein is MAFTATDPIKMIFAVIFPPLGVFFEVGFKGHFWLNILLTLFGFIPGIIHAFYVILKH